Proteins from one Bradyrhizobium amphicarpaeae genomic window:
- a CDS encoding benzoate-CoA ligase family protein: MSNQIFDQVPADSGGAREIGFAVPETYNASRVLFDNLAKGRGDRIALMGPAGTRTYAELCDEACRWGNGFASLGLKRGDRVLLFLDDTPAYPAAFFGAVRAGFVPLLINTLTPPDLLQFYLADSGAEIAVAEAEFCGRFNAESCKDTRLRTLIVVNGEAGNHAAPSAFAAADWLAQFPADLAEADTHRNEMAFWMYSSGSTGRPKGIVHLQHDMAYSELAFAQNVLKLTPDDICFSVPKIFFAYGFGNSVTFPFSAGAATLLLPGQPKPATIFSAIEQYKPTVFFGLPTLYTSLTKAEGANKTDFSSLRMSLSAAEVLSAEVFNGWKTLTDLEIVEGLGSTEVLHIYLSNRPEQKKLGAAGLRVPGYELALRDKDGRNVGDNEEGILWVRGDSNTPLYWNRPEKSAETIREGGWIYTGDRFIRDADGFHFFRGRADDLIKISGQWVYPLEVELCLADHPDIRECAVFAAELPDRRMTLKAVVVMNSRAIDHNDATRRLQDYVKGKLLPYKYPREVIFTDELPKTGTGKIDRQALLRM; encoded by the coding sequence ATGAGCAACCAGATTTTCGACCAGGTGCCCGCCGACAGCGGGGGCGCGCGCGAGATCGGCTTTGCCGTTCCTGAAACTTACAACGCCAGCCGCGTGCTGTTCGACAATCTTGCCAAGGGCCGTGGCGACAGGATCGCGCTCATGGGTCCGGCCGGCACGCGGACCTATGCCGAGCTCTGCGACGAGGCTTGCCGCTGGGGCAACGGCTTTGCGTCACTCGGCCTGAAGCGCGGCGACCGTGTGCTGCTGTTTCTCGACGACACACCGGCCTACCCGGCCGCGTTCTTCGGCGCGGTGCGCGCCGGCTTCGTGCCGCTGCTGATCAACACGCTGACGCCGCCGGACCTGCTGCAATTCTATCTCGCCGATTCCGGAGCTGAGATTGCGGTGGCGGAGGCCGAGTTCTGTGGCCGCTTCAATGCAGAGTCTTGCAAGGACACGCGCCTGCGGACGCTGATCGTCGTCAATGGAGAGGCGGGCAATCACGCCGCGCCGAGCGCGTTTGCGGCGGCGGATTGGCTCGCGCAATTCCCGGCCGATCTGGCGGAAGCGGACACCCATCGCAACGAGATGGCGTTCTGGATGTACTCGTCCGGCTCGACCGGCCGCCCCAAGGGCATCGTGCATCTCCAGCACGACATGGCCTATAGTGAGCTCGCCTTTGCGCAGAACGTGCTGAAGCTGACGCCCGATGACATCTGCTTCTCCGTGCCGAAGATCTTCTTCGCCTACGGCTTCGGCAACTCCGTCACCTTCCCGTTCTCAGCCGGTGCCGCAACGCTGCTGCTGCCGGGCCAGCCGAAGCCCGCCACGATCTTCTCGGCGATCGAACAGTACAAGCCGACGGTCTTCTTCGGTCTGCCGACGCTCTACACGTCCTTGACCAAGGCCGAGGGGGCGAACAAGACCGATTTCTCGTCGCTGCGCATGTCGCTTTCGGCTGCGGAAGTGCTGTCGGCGGAGGTCTTCAACGGCTGGAAGACGCTCACGGACCTGGAGATCGTCGAGGGCCTCGGCTCGACCGAGGTGCTGCACATCTATCTCTCCAACAGGCCCGAGCAGAAGAAGCTCGGCGCCGCCGGCCTGCGCGTGCCCGGCTATGAGTTGGCGCTGCGCGACAAGGATGGTCGCAACGTCGGCGACAACGAGGAAGGCATCTTGTGGGTGCGCGGCGATTCCAACACGCCGCTGTACTGGAACCGGCCCGAAAAGTCTGCCGAGACCATTCGCGAAGGCGGCTGGATCTACACCGGCGACCGCTTCATCCGCGATGCCGACGGCTTCCACTTCTTCCGCGGCCGCGCCGACGATCTCATCAAGATCTCGGGACAGTGGGTCTACCCGCTCGAAGTCGAGCTGTGCCTTGCCGACCACCCCGACATCCGCGAATGCGCGGTATTCGCCGCCGAACTGCCGGACCGCCGGATGACGCTGAAGGCGGTGGTGGTGATGAACAGCCGCGCGATCGACCACAACGATGCGACGCGGCGGTTACAGGATTACGTCAAGGGCAAGCTCCTGCCCTACAAATATCCGCGCGAAGTGATCTTCACCGACGAACTGCCGAAGACGGGCACGGGGAAGATCGATCGACAGGCGTTGCTGCGGATGTAA
- a CDS encoding FAD-dependent monooxygenase: protein MRIAVIGGGPGGLYFAYLWKRRHPEDQVDLFEQNPADATWGFGVVFSDQALEFLRADDPETVDAIAPHMESWENITLSLGGDSVAIDGVGFSSIGRLELLRFLQQRALDVGVTPRFDTQIQAVDQLNGYDLIVAADGLNSLVRRTFEGDFGTSLSYSSNKFVWYGTSKRFDTLSQTFVKTDRGAFNAHHYRYSPAMSTFLVECDHATWQAYGFAYKDVEQSKGVCEEVFADTLGGHCLVSNKSVWRNFPWVWNEHWSFKNMVLIGDALHSAHFSIGSGTRLAIEDAIALVKALESDAHLATALHRYQAARKPVVQKLVNAARTSAFWYEQFAQHMQQGLMDFAYSYITRSGRIDDARLRHMSPGFMARYEAARNGGDEA from the coding sequence TTGCGGATCGCCGTGATTGGCGGGGGGCCCGGTGGGCTCTACTTCGCCTATCTCTGGAAGAGGCGTCATCCCGAGGATCAGGTCGACCTGTTCGAGCAGAACCCGGCCGACGCGACCTGGGGCTTTGGCGTCGTGTTCTCCGACCAGGCGCTGGAATTCCTGCGCGCCGACGACCCCGAGACGGTCGACGCGATCGCGCCGCACATGGAGAGCTGGGAGAACATCACGCTGAGCCTCGGCGGCGACAGCGTCGCCATCGACGGGGTCGGCTTCTCCTCGATCGGGCGGCTCGAGCTGCTGCGGTTCCTGCAGCAGCGCGCGCTCGACGTCGGCGTCACGCCGCGCTTCGATACGCAGATTCAGGCCGTCGACCAGCTCAACGGATATGATCTGATCGTCGCCGCGGACGGCTTGAACTCGCTGGTGCGCCGCACCTTCGAAGGTGATTTCGGCACCTCGCTGTCCTACTCCTCCAACAAGTTCGTCTGGTACGGCACCTCGAAGCGGTTCGACACGCTGTCGCAGACCTTCGTGAAGACCGATCGCGGCGCCTTCAACGCGCATCACTACCGCTACTCGCCGGCCATGAGCACCTTCCTGGTCGAATGCGACCACGCGACCTGGCAGGCCTATGGTTTCGCCTACAAGGACGTCGAGCAATCCAAGGGCGTCTGCGAAGAGGTGTTTGCCGACACGCTCGGCGGCCATTGCCTCGTCTCCAACAAATCGGTCTGGCGCAACTTTCCCTGGGTCTGGAACGAGCACTGGTCGTTCAAGAACATGGTGCTGATCGGCGATGCCCTGCATTCCGCGCATTTCTCGATCGGCTCGGGCACCCGACTCGCGATCGAGGACGCTATTGCGCTGGTCAAGGCACTGGAATCGGATGCACATCTTGCGACCGCGCTGCACCGCTATCAGGCAGCGCGGAAGCCCGTGGTGCAGAAACTGGTCAACGCGGCGCGCACCAGCGCCTTCTGGTACGAGCAATTTGCCCAGCACATGCAGCAGGGCCTGATGGACTTCGCCTATAGCTACATCACTCGCTCCGGCCGCATCGACGATGCACGCCTGCGCCACATGTCGCCGGGCTTCATGGCGCGTTACGAGGCCGCCAGGAACGGCGGAGACGAGGCATGA